The genomic region AAGAGTAATCGGCGCGGATGCTCCGGCCATGGGCATTGACATGTACACCACAGGCACGCCGGCCTTAGCAAACTCCATTGCCGCCTCGATAGAGTCGGTCTCGAACTGTAGGGGGGCGACGGGACACTGAACCGCTGAGAAGATTGGCCGCTTCGTCAAGGTTCTCAAACCACCGACAACCTCGCTTGCAGCGGCTATCTGCAGCTTTGCCATCCGTGAGCCAAGGGCCTCGTGCTGGATGTGCTTAGAGCAATTCTCGATAGAAGTGACAAACCCTCTGAATAGCTGCGCGTTCGGGGGAACGTCCTGAGGAGTGAGGGTTGGCCAGAAGAAGTCAAGATCATCGAGAGCGTCGCCGAGCCTCGCAAAACGAGCGAGGTCCTCATTCACAGATTTCCTCCGCTCACCCGTATCGTCGTCCATTATCTCCACGGCGAACCCGTCCGTGCAGATCGCGGGCCGGGTCTTGACGGGAATTGCTATATCTCTGGATGTGTCCCTTGACGCAAGCACGAACTCCTTAGGACAGACCTTCAGGGCTTCGTTGACGAGCCCTTCCGGGACCTTCGCTATCCGAGTGCGAGGCTCAATCGAGCATCCAGCATCATGCAGCAAAGAAATAGCTATCTCGCTGTTGACCTTCAATCCGACGTCCGACAGGGCCGTGAGCGCGGCCTCATGAATCCGCCTGATCTCGTCCTTCTCGAGAACGCCAAAAGAACTTCGTGTCATGAGCCCGACCTCGTCGCATGTTGCTCGCCTAGTGCGGTATCTTCTCTTCGCCTTCTTTGATTATCCTGGCGAACTCTTTCCGAACATCGTCAGGCAACGGGGTCACCTGGTGGGTCTTGATGATCTCCTTCGCCTTCGCCCTGGCGTGGTCGACCGCAGACTCTGACCCCGAGGCCT from Candidatus Thermoplasmatota archaeon harbors:
- a CDS encoding trimethylamine methyltransferase family protein, encoding MTRSSFGVLEKDEIRRIHEAALTALSDVGLKVNSEIAISLLHDAGCSIEPRTRIAKVPEGLVNEALKVCPKEFVLASRDTSRDIAIPVKTRPAICTDGFAVEIMDDDTGERRKSVNEDLARFARLGDALDDLDFFWPTLTPQDVPPNAQLFRGFVTSIENCSKHIQHEALGSRMAKLQIAAASEVVGGLRTLTKRPIFSAVQCPVAPLQFETDSIEAAMEFAKAGVPVVYMSMPMAGASAPITLAGSIVQGHAEVLGGLTISQLTRKGSPVFHCILTGPVDMQTGTWASGSPENAIGNAAAVEVAKYLGMPSMSGGFGTSAKTYGLQAAYEKIATMVPSALSGTDIITGIGGLDDAKCMSMAEAIIDIEMWTYVMRMRRGIDTSPESLGVEALKEVGPGGMFLNHRETLEKFRTELWLPTLGQRQGFAKWTNEGPTGIVRRAMTRAMELSSKPLRAPLPPDIEQRLEQMVQEEVRSAR